One window of Elaeis guineensis isolate ETL-2024a chromosome 11, EG11, whole genome shotgun sequence genomic DNA carries:
- the LOC105054096 gene encoding uncharacterized protein, protein MQRGSFSHKNYGYSHHDQKGPSQAIDVHDIFVKKSKTRVILSYVGIFVFLANACYSLLVKEELSTSSFWSIFVGVLFAKCLQYKPVKKESVVIMPTFGVQLETHFWSGRVIHRFVPIGKILRPVLNECVTPVTCYWSLALMLRGEENLLLIFQELQPPVKMLVPVWKALCAATNGKEISSS, encoded by the exons ATGCAGCGGGGTTCgttttctcataaaaattatgGTTATAGTCATCATGACCAAAAGGGCCCTTCTCAAGCTATTGATGTTCATGATATCTTTGTGAAGAAGAGCAAAACACGAGTTATCTTATCGTATGTGGGCATCTTCGTGTTTCTTGCTAATGCCTGTTACTCATTACTGGTGAAG GAAGAATTATCTACCAGCTCTTTTTGGAGTATTTTTGTTGGTGTTCTCTTTGCCAAATGTTTGCAGTACAAACCCGTTAAAAAAG AATCTGTGGTGATTATGCCAACATTTGGTGTGCAGCTTGAAACTCATTTTTGGAG TGGGAGAGTCATCCACCGCTTTGTCCCCATAGGGAAGATTCTAAGACCAGTATTAAATGAATGCGTGACCCCTGTAACTTGTTACTGGAGTTTGGCTTTGATGCTACGTGGCGAAGAGAATCTGTTGCTAATTTTCCAG GAATTGCAACCACCTGTGAAAATGTTGGTTCCAGTGTGGAAGGCCTTGTGTGCTGCAACCAATGGCAAAGAAATAAGCAGTTCTTGA